A stretch of DNA from Butyricicoccus intestinisimiae:
CGCAAGTCTTGCAAATTGATTTGCTTTGCCAGCGGATGCGCAGCCGGGCGCACAGCACGCCCTGATGGAATGTATGTGCGGATGACGCGATCCAGCGCGTCAAAATCAATCTGCGTTTCTCTGAGCTTGACGGTTTCCATGCCGCAGCCGATATCTACGCCGACCATGCCCGGCACCACTTTATCCGTCAGCGTCATCGTCGTGCCGATGGTACAGCCTTTGCCCGCGTGCGCGTCCGGCATAATGCGAATTTTCGCATCGGCGAACGCTTGCTGATCGCAAACCATTTGAATTTGCTGCCGCGCCTGCGGCTCCAAGGTCTTGCAAAAGCATTTTGCCGTGTTGTGTGCTCCGTGAACGACAATCATGTTACCCCTCCTATCGTACAAATATCCAGATATAGCAAAAAGACCTTAACTTTCGTTAAGGTCTTTGGTGCAGATGGAGGGACTTGAACCCTCACGTCCTTGCGAACACTAGCACCTGAAGCTAGCGCGTCTGCCATTCCGCCACATCTGCATGGCGTCTCTTCTTTTGTTGCACGACCGAGACTCAATCGTGTTTGGTGCAGATGGAGGGACTTGAACCCTCACGTCCTTGCGAACACTAGCACCTGAAGCTAGCGCGTCTGCCATTCCGCCACATCTGCAAATGGTGCGACTGGCCGGACTTGAACCGGCACGGTTGCCCACACGCCCCTCAAACGTGCGCGTCTGCCTATTCCGCCACAGTCGCATGTATGAGTTGTCTGAGCAACTTGAGGGAGAAATACCGAAGCATTTCTGTCGCATCTCTCAGCGACGATTAGTATTATACCGCGCCCACAAACAAATGTCAACTGTTTTTTCGATTTTTTCGAAAAAAATTTGCGCGGAAATTTTTCTAAAATAATTTCAAAAATAATAACTATTACTACTTGACATTCCGCACGAATCTGCTATACTGTAGATGTCGAAAGACAAAAGACCTTCCGGAGGTGCAGCATGCGAATCACGCATGAGGCGGATTACGCAATCCGTATTATGTACTGTTTGGCTGAGCGAAATCAGACGATCAGTGCAAAGCAAATTTCAGATGACAGCGGGGTTCCTTCTCGGTTCGCCCTGAAAATCCTGCGCAGGCTGACGCAGGCCGGTCTGACAGAGTCCTTTAAGGGTGTCAGCGGCGGCTACCAGCTCGCCCGCGCAGCAGACCATATCTCTCTCGGTGAGATCATTGAGGTAATCGACGGTCCGATTGAAATCAACCACTGCCTGAGCAGTGAATTTGACTGCAGCCGCGTGCAGCAAAAAAATGAATGCACATTTCACCGGCTGTTCAGCGCAATCAATCAGGATATCCGCAGCAAATTATATGACCTGCCTCTGTCACAGTTCGTGCCGGAGAAAAATCAGGCATAATAATTATATTTTGAGTTCAAACACACGATACTATACTATATTATTTAGGAGGATATGATTATGGCTAAGTTTGTATGTACTGTATGTGGTTATGTGTACGAAGGTGACGCAGCTCCGGAGCAGTGCCCGGTATGTAAGGCACCGGCTAAGATGTTCAAGGAAGTAGCTGGCGAAATCGAGCTGGCAGCTGAGCATGAGTACGGCGTATACGAAAAGACCGTTGCCAACAACGACAACGTTTCCGCTGAGGACAAGGAATATATCCTGGAGCAGCTGAAGGCAAACTTCAACGGCGAATGTTCTGAAGTTGGTATGTATCTGTGCATGGCTCGCATCGCACACCGCGAGGGCTATCCGGAAATCGGTCTGTACTGGGAAAAGGCTGCTTACGAGGAAGCAGAACACGCTGCTAAGTTCGCAGAGCTGCTCGGCGAGACGCTGGAGCCGAACATGAAGGCAAGCACCAAGGAGAATCTGGCATGGCGCGTTGACTGTGAGTACGGCGCAACGCAGGGCAAGTTCGATCTGGCTAAGTGCGCAAAGAAGAACGGTCTGGACGCAATCCACGATACCGTTCATGAGATGGCTCGCGACGAGGCTCGCCACGGCAAGGCTCTGGCAGGTCTGCTCAAGCGTTACTTCGGCTAAGTCCGATTGGTTCGCGTATTATACCCCCAATTTTACACGCAATACGATCTCCCGCCGGATCTTCGGCGGGAGATTTTTGTTTTGTCCTCTTCATTATGGCGCCTGTCATACTCCCCGCTCTCCTTTCATACACTGGAGCAAAGGGAGGGATGTCTATGACCGGAAGCGGCGGACTGAGCAGCGCACAAGTGCAGGCGTCTCGACAGCAGCACGGCTGCAATCGTCTATCTGAATCCAACGAAAACAAGTTGCTTTCTCGTTTTCTTTCGGGCTTTTCCGACCCGATCATTCGCATTCTGCTCATTGCGCTGTGCATCAATCTGTTATTTATGCTGCGCGGTGCGCCGTGGTTTGAAACCGCGGGCATTGCCGCCGCAGTGTTTTTGGCTACGTTTATATCCGCCCTGTCAGAGTACGGCAGCGATGCGGCGTTTCGCCGGATGCAAACAGAAGCTGCCAACGTGACCTGCCGTGTGCGGCGCGACGGCGGCCGCATCGTTGTCATTCCCGCGGATGATGTCGTGTGCGGCGATTTGATTTTGCTGCAGGCAGGAGAGAGCATCCCTGCGGATGGAGTTCTGCGCGAAGGCCAAGTGGATGTCAATCAATCTGCACTGACCGGCGAAAGTCACGACTTACACAAAACACTCGATGCAGAATTGCTGCGTGGCAGCGTTGTTACATCCGGAGAAGGCATCATGGAAGCCACTGCTGTCGGCAGCAAAACTGTATACGGCAGCATGGCGCAGCAATTGCAGGAGGACACGCGCGAAAGTCCGCTGCACGTTCGTCTGGATGCCCTCGCAAGTACCATCAGCAAGCTGGGCATAGCAGCCGCAGTTCTCGTTGCGGCGTCAGACCTGTTTTTGTGTTTGATTGTTCAGGGCGGCATGCGGCAGCACGCAGTGTTTATCTTGCAGCACGTCCTGCACGCCATCACGCTGGCAGTGACCGTGCTCGTTGTCGCCGTGCCGGAGGGTCTGCCGATGATGATAACCGTTGTGTTGTCCTCCAATATGCTGCGCATGATGCACGACCATGTTTTGGTTCGCCGCCTGACCGGCATTGAGACCGCCGGAAGCATGAACATCCTGTTTACCGACAAAACCGGCACACTGACCTCGGGACAAATGACCGCAGAGACCGTATTCTCCGGTGACGGCACGCGATTTGACGGGATGCAGTCTCTGCGCCGGCATGCATCGGCACTGTTTGGGCAAATCTATGCGGATTGCCGGTATAATACCGGCGCCACGCTGTCTGTAAGCGGCATAGCAGGCGGCAACGCGACTGACCGCGCGCTGCTGCGCGCGATTGCGTCATTTGACACCGGACGCGCAGAACCCGCCTGTCAGCGCATCCCCTTTGATTCCAGCCGAAAATATGCGGCGGTTCGTCTGCCTCAGCGGGCACAAACCTTGGTGCGCGGCGCACCGGAACTGCTTCTTCCCCGCTGCTCGCACTATCTCACGCCGGACGGTCTGGTGCGCCCCTTTTGTTCCCATGCGTTATCTCGCATCATACATGAGCAATCGGCGGCAGGCGGGCGGTTACTCGCTATGGCAGTCACTGACCAAGCCGTATCCGAAACACATCTGCCGCACGGCATGACCCTGACAGCCCTGCTCGTTCTGCACGATCCCCTGCGCCGCGAGACACCGCAGGCGATTCACCAGCTAGCGCAGGCAGGTATCCGCACCGTCATGCTGACCGGCGACCATCCGGATACCGCGCGTGCCATCGCCCAACGATGCGGCATTCTATCCGATGCCCACCCACTGATAATAGACAGCCGGCAATTGCACGCTTGGTCAGAGCGTGAGCTTATCCAAAATTTGCCCAAGCTCGCCGTTGTGGCGCGGGCACTGCCAACAGACAAAGTGCGGCTGATTCAGGCGTCACAGACCGCTGGACTCGTCACGGGCATGACCGGAGACGGCGTCAACGATGCGCCTGCCCTCAAGCTCGCAGACATCGGTTTCGCCATGGGCAGCGGCACCGCCGTTGCCAAAGAAGCCGGTGATATTGTCATCACAGACGACAATCCGGCATCCATCGCGCACGCCGTGCTGTACGGACGCACGATTTTCAAAAGTATTCGGAAATTTCTGGTCTTTCAGCTGACGATGAACCTTTGCGCCGTCGGCGTATCTATCGCCGGACCGCTCATCGGTATTGACACGCCGGTCACCGTCATGCAAATGCTGTGGATCAACCTGATTATGGACACACTGGCAGGCTTGGCGTTTTCCGGAGAGCCGCCGCTGCAGGAATATATGCGCGAACCGCCCAAGTGCCGCGAGGAACCCGTGCTCAACCGATATATGAAAAGTCAGCTTATCTGGACGGGCAGTTATACCATTGTTTTATGTATTATATT
This window harbors:
- a CDS encoding RrF2 family transcriptional regulator, with product MRITHEADYAIRIMYCLAERNQTISAKQISDDSGVPSRFALKILRRLTQAGLTESFKGVSGGYQLARAADHISLGEIIEVIDGPIEINHCLSSEFDCSRVQQKNECTFHRLFSAINQDIRSKLYDLPLSQFVPEKNQA
- a CDS encoding NADH peroxidase; its protein translation is MAKFVCTVCGYVYEGDAAPEQCPVCKAPAKMFKEVAGEIELAAEHEYGVYEKTVANNDNVSAEDKEYILEQLKANFNGECSEVGMYLCMARIAHREGYPEIGLYWEKAAYEEAEHAAKFAELLGETLEPNMKASTKENLAWRVDCEYGATQGKFDLAKCAKKNGLDAIHDTVHEMARDEARHGKALAGLLKRYFG
- a CDS encoding calcium-translocating P-type ATPase, PMCA-type, with amino-acid sequence MTGSGGLSSAQVQASRQQHGCNRLSESNENKLLSRFLSGFSDPIIRILLIALCINLLFMLRGAPWFETAGIAAAVFLATFISALSEYGSDAAFRRMQTEAANVTCRVRRDGGRIVVIPADDVVCGDLILLQAGESIPADGVLREGQVDVNQSALTGESHDLHKTLDAELLRGSVVTSGEGIMEATAVGSKTVYGSMAQQLQEDTRESPLHVRLDALASTISKLGIAAAVLVAASDLFLCLIVQGGMRQHAVFILQHVLHAITLAVTVLVVAVPEGLPMMITVVLSSNMLRMMHDHVLVRRLTGIETAGSMNILFTDKTGTLTSGQMTAETVFSGDGTRFDGMQSLRRHASALFGQIYADCRYNTGATLSVSGIAGGNATDRALLRAIASFDTGRAEPACQRIPFDSSRKYAAVRLPQRAQTLVRGAPELLLPRCSHYLTPDGLVRPFCSHALSRIIHEQSAAGGRLLAMAVTDQAVSETHLPHGMTLTALLVLHDPLRRETPQAIHQLAQAGIRTVMLTGDHPDTARAIAQRCGILSDAHPLIIDSRQLHAWSERELIQNLPKLAVVARALPTDKVRLIQASQTAGLVTGMTGDGVNDAPALKLADIGFAMGSGTAVAKEAGDIVITDDNPASIAHAVLYGRTIFKSIRKFLVFQLTMNLCAVGVSIAGPLIGIDTPVTVMQMLWINLIMDTLAGLAFSGEPPLQEYMREPPKCREEPVLNRYMKSQLIWTGSYTIVLCIIFLRAAPLRRFFSYAADPIRFLTAFFTLFIFCGIFNAFNARTHRLHILAHIRRDPLFLSIMTAVSLVQLGLIYYGGALFRTTPLPLYQLCAAAGLALTVIPADLLRKLWLRAAGRERNF